From the genome of Acidobacteriota bacterium, one region includes:
- a CDS encoding ATP-binding protein: protein MNDTIRTILYEWKERKLPESIPREINLSRYLNIQPSKIIAVTGFRRVGKTYLVLNLINGLLKSTHREEVVYINFEDERIPPKTEFLSNLIPAIKQTFKKPIRFLFLDEIHNIPLWSKWLRRVHDTEKIKIFITGSSSKVSTREIPTELRGRCLEVNLFPLSFKEFLRFKNIQIDLEALKYSEDEKMKMDNALEEYIYYGGMPEVVLIPEEKKLELLQEYYKTVLRRDMVERFKIKNEEVLFAMVRLLLNSTYFSISKLYNNLKSMNYATGKNTLQRYLSYLESSYFFHPLLILSQKIKQQLQTSRKLYFIDNGFISALSLKFTKNFGRLYENVVFLELIRKYLNKEEIFYWKNHFGKEVDFVIRENFKIKQLIQVCYEIEEENVRKREITALSSAKREFGCEDLSIITKDYEAEERMRNERIRFVPLWKWLLHA from the coding sequence ATGAATGATACAATTAGAACAATTTTATACGAATGGAAGGAAAGGAAGCTTCCTGAAAGTATTCCCAGAGAGATAAATCTTTCCCGTTATCTTAACATTCAACCTTCAAAGATTATCGCGGTTACTGGTTTCCGAAGAGTGGGTAAGACATACCTTGTATTGAATCTGATAAATGGATTATTGAAGTCAACTCATAGAGAAGAGGTTGTTTATATAAACTTTGAAGATGAAAGAATCCCTCCAAAAACTGAATTTCTGAGTAATTTGATTCCAGCGATAAAGCAAACATTTAAAAAGCCTATAAGATTTCTTTTTCTGGATGAAATTCACAACATTCCTCTTTGGAGCAAATGGCTCAGAAGAGTGCATGATACAGAGAAAATAAAAATTTTCATTACTGGTTCATCCTCCAAGGTTTCAACTAGGGAAATCCCGACAGAATTGAGAGGGAGATGTTTAGAAGTTAATCTCTTTCCGCTCTCATTCAAAGAATTTCTCAGATTTAAGAATATCCAGATTGATTTAGAAGCATTAAAATATTCTGAGGATGAGAAAATGAAAATGGACAATGCCCTTGAGGAGTATATCTATTACGGAGGCATGCCTGAGGTCGTGCTCATACCTGAAGAAAAGAAATTAGAGTTGCTGCAGGAATATTATAAGACAGTTTTGAGAAGGGATATGGTTGAGAGATTCAAAATCAAAAACGAGGAGGTTCTTTTTGCAATGGTAAGACTTCTCCTCAATTCTACGTATTTCTCGATTAGCAAACTGTATAACAATTTAAAAAGCATGAACTATGCCACAGGAAAAAATACATTGCAAAGATATCTTTCCTATCTGGAAAGTTCGTATTTTTTCCATCCTTTATTGATTTTGTCTCAAAAAATTAAACAACAACTCCAGACATCGCGAAAGCTCTATTTTATTGACAATGGTTTTATAAGTGCTCTTTCTTTAAAATTTACAAAGAACTTTGGAAGACTCTATGAGAATGTGGTGTTTTTAGAACTGATAAGAAAATATCTTAACAAAGAAGAGATTTTCTACTGGAAAAATCATTTTGGGAAAGAGGTGGATTTCGTCATAAGAGAAAATTTCAAGATTAAACAACTAATTCAAGTCTGCTACGAGATTGAGGAGGAGAATGTCAGAAAAAGAGAGATTACTGCCTTATCGAGTGCAAAAAGAGAATTCGGATGCGAAGATCTTTCCATTATCACAAAGGATTATGAAGCAGAGGAAAGAATGAGGAATGAAAGAATAAGATTTGTTCCTTTGTGGAAGTGGTTATTACATGCATAA
- a CDS encoding methyltransferase domain-containing protein, whose product MEKKILIEKASLKSLLKTLNVPDRDRLLKNVKYFSEKEAQKRAEIVKSYFSSKGLEIIVDTFANTFSSLPSDFNILDVGSGTGFFTQRVMEKLNKSFGKAPIFWALDITPGMLLVLSTNVKDSSIIPILGLGEKIKESLIFNSSRYIQMGIDIPMKFQGIMSVLALHHCADPEKVFTSMDSVLAEDGLVAIVDECKHPFEEYRDEMLDIHLGFDIEELHSKASKVFKDVQANKLRGVICESSGRKVEMFALTARRKDKFFLIP is encoded by the coding sequence ATGGAAAAAAAGATTCTGATTGAAAAAGCCTCTCTCAAGTCATTGTTAAAAACCTTGAATGTTCCAGACAGGGATAGATTATTGAAAAATGTAAAGTATTTCAGCGAGAAAGAAGCCCAAAAGAGAGCTGAGATTGTTAAGAGTTATTTTTCATCCAAAGGATTGGAGATCATTGTGGATACCTTTGCAAACACTTTTTCAAGCCTACCAAGCGATTTCAACATTTTAGATGTTGGTTCTGGTACAGGATTCTTCACCCAGAGAGTGATGGAGAAGCTGAATAAAAGTTTTGGAAAAGCACCAATTTTCTGGGCATTAGACATTACTCCTGGAATGTTACTTGTTTTATCCACTAACGTGAAAGATTCTTCGATTATTCCCATACTGGGACTCGGAGAAAAAATCAAAGAGAGTCTCATTTTTAATTCATCCAGATATATTCAAATGGGTATTGATATTCCCATGAAATTCCAGGGAATTATGTCAGTCCTTGCATTACATCATTGTGCTGATCCTGAGAAAGTTTTTACGAGCATGGATTCTGTTTTAGCAGAGGATGGCTTGGTTGCCATTGTTGATGAATGTAAACATCCCTTTGAGGAGTACCGTGATGAGATGCTTGACATCCATCTTGGGTTTGATATTGAAGAGCTTCATTCGAAAGCATCAAAGGTATTTAAAGATGTTCAGGCAAATAAACTCAGGGGCGTCATATGTGAATCATCTGGTAGGAAAGTGGAAATGTTTGCTCTAACAGCAAGGAGAAAAGACAAGTTTTTTCTTATTCCGTGA